One part of the Malus sylvestris chromosome 2, drMalSylv7.2, whole genome shotgun sequence genome encodes these proteins:
- the LOC126610908 gene encoding protein IQ-DOMAIN 20-like: MEKCPNKTLILLSTKLYKNMGTTRKWFRTIRRKLVRSSNRDIIVVYTNTTPSTHEESARYEELEDITSSSSSFEKRIFTKENIAAIRLQAFFRGHLARQAFRALRSLVKLQALVRGVCARKQARIALHCMDSIVRLQVKVRARQLLSVSSNGRSIEVNRCLLNKSSNV, translated from the exons ATGGAGAAATGCCCCAACAAAACTCTCATTCTTCTTTCAACCAAACTGTACAAGAACATGGGAACTACTCGCAAGTGGTTCAGAACAATCCGGAGAAAGTTAGTCAGATCATCCAACAGAGATATCATCGTGGTCTACACCAACACCACCCCGAGCACGCACGAAGAATCGGCCAGGTACGAAGAGCTCGAAGACATCACTTCATCATCTTCGTCGTTCGAAAAGAGAATTTTCACCAAGGAAAACATCGCAGCCATCAGGCTCCAAGCCTTTTTCCGGGGGCACCTT GCCAGGCAAGCGTTTCGAGCACTGAGGAGCCTGGTGAAGCTGCAGGCGTTGGTTCGTGGAGTGTGTGCGCGGAAACAGGCACGTATAGCTCTGCATTGCATGGACTCAATCGTCCGGTTGCAGGTCAAGGTTCGCGCACGGCAGCTACTCAGCGTGTCTAGCAATGGCAGATCCATCGAAGTTAACCGTTGTTTGCTGAACAAGTCTAGTAATGTATGA
- the LOC126610889 gene encoding serine/threonine-protein kinase STY17-like isoform X1, producing the protein MAIDEDVESCGSRAVLSSQAQPRHHRQKLEVYNEVLRRIQESNFEEANLPGFDDQLWLHFNRLPARYALDVNVERAEDVLAHKRLLQFAEDPANQPAFEVRSVQVHPVFNGNSVDSVHSDSLMKEDAQSSYSYSNGRGIHAPPTFGSSPTLDALALQANRYHVEDGGSAMSATPVFSGPMHEITFSTVDKPKLLSQLTSLLAEIGLNIQEAHAFSTVDGFSLDVFVVDGWKYEETEELKSVLEKEISKFKEQPWSKPHPIAAIGEDNQTRDESFPSCIEIPTDGTDVWEIDARQLKFENKVGSGSFGDLYRGTYCTQEVAIKVLKPERVNAEMLRDFSQEVYILRKIRHKNVVQFIGACTRPPNLCIVTEFMSKGSVYDFLHKHKGVFKLPSLLKVAIDVSKGMNYLHQNNIIHRDLKTANLLMDEHEVVKVADFGVARVQTQSGVMTAETGTYRWMAPEVIEHKPYDHKADVFSFGIVLWELLTGQIPYSSLTPLQAAVGVVQKSLRPTIPKTTHPRFAELLERCWQQDPTQRPPFSDIIEILQNLAKEVGNEGEDRRRPGGFFSAIRWGNH; encoded by the exons ATGGCTATCGACGAGGACGTGGAGAGCTGCGGCAGCCGAGCGGTGCTGTCGTCGCAGGCGCAGCCTCGCCACCACCGGCAGAAGCTGGAGGTCTACAACGAGGTGCTCCGACGAATTCAAGAGTCCAATTTTGAGGAGGCGAATCTTCCTGGATTTGATGATCAGCTATGGCTTCATTTCAATCGGTTGCCTGCTCG TTACGCGTTGGATGTGAATGTGGAGAGGGCAGAAGATGTTCTAGCACATAAGAGATTGCTGCAATTTGCAGAAGACCCTGCTAATCAACCTGCCTTTGAAGTTCGCTCTGTGCAG GTTCATCCTGTCTTCAATGGAAATTCTGTTGACTCGGTCCATTCAGATTCTTTGATGAAAGAAGATGCACAAAGTTCTTACAGTTACTCTAACGGACGAGG GATTCATGCACCTCCCACCTTTGGTTCATCTCCTACTCTTGACGCACTGGCACTTCAAGCCAATAGATACCATGTTGAAGATGGAGGTAGTGCTATGAGTGCAACACCAGTCTTTTCGGG GCCTATGCATGAGATCACGTTTTCAACAGTTGACAAGCCCAAACTTCTTAGTCAG TTAACTTCATTACTTGCTGAGATTGGACTGAATATTCAAGAAGCTCATGCTTTCTCCACTGTTGATGGATTTTCTCTTGATGTTTTCGTGGTTGATGGGTGGAAATACGAG GAAACCGAGGAGCTCAAAAGTGTTCTAGAAAaggaaatttcaaaatttaag GAGCAACCTTGGTCAAAACCACATCCAATCGCTGCTATTGGTGAGGACAATCAAACAAGGGATGAGTCCTTCCCCAGTTGCATAGAAATACCAACTGATGGAACAGATGTCTGGGAGATTGATGCAAGGCAGCTGAAATTTGAGAACAAAGTTGGATCTGGGTCATTCGGTGATCT GTACAGAGGCACTTATTGTACTCAGGAAGTTGCCATAAAAGTTCTCAAACCTGAGCGTGTCAATGCAGAGATGCTCAGGGATTTTTCACAGGAAGTTTATATATTGAG GAAGATTCGGCACAAGAATGTTGTGCAATTTATAGGAGCATGTACACGACCTCCAAACCTATGCATTGTGACAG AATTTATGTCCAAAGGAAGTGTATACGATTTTCTGCATAAGCACAAGGGTGTGTTTAAGCTTCCATCTCTACTCAAAGTAGCAATTGATGTCTCCAAGGGAATGAACTATTTGCACCAAAATAATATAATCCACAGGGATCTTAAGACTGCCAATCTTCTTATGGATGAACATGAA GTCGTTAAGGTTGCTGATTTTGGGGTTGCCAGAGTGCAGACTCAATCTGGAGTGATGACAGCTGAAACTGGTACATACCGCTGGATGGCTCCTGAG GTCATCGAACACAAACCATATGATCACAAGGCAGACGTTTTCAGTTTTGGAATAGTACTGTGGGAGCTTCTAACTGGACAA ATCCCCTACTCATCCTTGACCCCGTTACAAGCGGCAGTAGGTGTGGTGCAAAAG AGCCTACGACCTACAATTCCCAAGACCACTCACCCAAGATTTGCCGAACTGCTTGAGAGATGCTGGCAACAGGACCCGACTCAAAGACCCCCCTTTTCCGATATTATAGAAATCCTGCAGAATTTGGCCAAAGAG GTTGGTAATGAGGGAGAAGATCGACGCAGACCTGGTGGTTTTTTCTCGGCAATTAGATGGGGCAATCACTGA
- the LOC126610889 gene encoding serine/threonine-protein kinase STY17-like isoform X3: MKEDAQSSYSYSNGRGIHAPPTFGSSPTLDALALQANRYHVEDGGSAMSATPVFSGPMHEITFSTVDKPKLLSQLTSLLAEIGLNIQEAHAFSTVDGFSLDVFVVDGWKYEETEELKSVLEKEISKFKEQPWSKPHPIAAIGEDNQTRDESFPSCIEIPTDGTDVWEIDARQLKFENKVGSGSFGDLYRGTYCTQEVAIKVLKPERVNAEMLRDFSQEVYILRKIRHKNVVQFIGACTRPPNLCIVTEFMSKGSVYDFLHKHKGVFKLPSLLKVAIDVSKGMNYLHQNNIIHRDLKTANLLMDEHEVVKVADFGVARVQTQSGVMTAETGTYRWMAPEVIEHKPYDHKADVFSFGIVLWELLTGQIPYSSLTPLQAAVGVVQKSLRPTIPKTTHPRFAELLERCWQQDPTQRPPFSDIIEILQNLAKEVGNEGEDRRRPGGFFSAIRWGNH; this comes from the exons ATGAAAGAAGATGCACAAAGTTCTTACAGTTACTCTAACGGACGAGG GATTCATGCACCTCCCACCTTTGGTTCATCTCCTACTCTTGACGCACTGGCACTTCAAGCCAATAGATACCATGTTGAAGATGGAGGTAGTGCTATGAGTGCAACACCAGTCTTTTCGGG GCCTATGCATGAGATCACGTTTTCAACAGTTGACAAGCCCAAACTTCTTAGTCAG TTAACTTCATTACTTGCTGAGATTGGACTGAATATTCAAGAAGCTCATGCTTTCTCCACTGTTGATGGATTTTCTCTTGATGTTTTCGTGGTTGATGGGTGGAAATACGAG GAAACCGAGGAGCTCAAAAGTGTTCTAGAAAaggaaatttcaaaatttaag GAGCAACCTTGGTCAAAACCACATCCAATCGCTGCTATTGGTGAGGACAATCAAACAAGGGATGAGTCCTTCCCCAGTTGCATAGAAATACCAACTGATGGAACAGATGTCTGGGAGATTGATGCAAGGCAGCTGAAATTTGAGAACAAAGTTGGATCTGGGTCATTCGGTGATCT GTACAGAGGCACTTATTGTACTCAGGAAGTTGCCATAAAAGTTCTCAAACCTGAGCGTGTCAATGCAGAGATGCTCAGGGATTTTTCACAGGAAGTTTATATATTGAG GAAGATTCGGCACAAGAATGTTGTGCAATTTATAGGAGCATGTACACGACCTCCAAACCTATGCATTGTGACAG AATTTATGTCCAAAGGAAGTGTATACGATTTTCTGCATAAGCACAAGGGTGTGTTTAAGCTTCCATCTCTACTCAAAGTAGCAATTGATGTCTCCAAGGGAATGAACTATTTGCACCAAAATAATATAATCCACAGGGATCTTAAGACTGCCAATCTTCTTATGGATGAACATGAA GTCGTTAAGGTTGCTGATTTTGGGGTTGCCAGAGTGCAGACTCAATCTGGAGTGATGACAGCTGAAACTGGTACATACCGCTGGATGGCTCCTGAG GTCATCGAACACAAACCATATGATCACAAGGCAGACGTTTTCAGTTTTGGAATAGTACTGTGGGAGCTTCTAACTGGACAA ATCCCCTACTCATCCTTGACCCCGTTACAAGCGGCAGTAGGTGTGGTGCAAAAG AGCCTACGACCTACAATTCCCAAGACCACTCACCCAAGATTTGCCGAACTGCTTGAGAGATGCTGGCAACAGGACCCGACTCAAAGACCCCCCTTTTCCGATATTATAGAAATCCTGCAGAATTTGGCCAAAGAG GTTGGTAATGAGGGAGAAGATCGACGCAGACCTGGTGGTTTTTTCTCGGCAATTAGATGGGGCAATCACTGA
- the LOC126610889 gene encoding serine/threonine-protein kinase STY17-like isoform X2 gives MAIDEDVESCGSRAVLSSQAQPRHHRQKLEVYNEVLRRIQESNFEEANLPGFDDQLWLHFNRLPARYALDVNVERAEDVLAHKRLLQFAEDPANQPAFEVRSVQVHPVFNGNSVDSVHSDSLMKEDAQSSYSYSNGRGIHAPPTFGSSPTLDALALQANRYHVEDGGSAMSATPVFSGPMHEITFSTVDKPKLLSQLTSLLAEIGLNIQEAHAFSTVDGFSLDVFVVDGWKYEETEELKSVLEKEISKFKEQPWSKPHPIAAIGEDNQTRDESFPSCIEIPTDGTDVWEIDARQLKFENKVGSGSFGDLYRGTYCTQEVAIKVLKPERVNAEMLRDFSQEVYILRKIRHKNVVQFIGACTRPPNLCIVTEFMSKGSVYDFLHKHKGVFKLPSLLKVAIDVSKGMNYLHQNNIIHRDLKTANLLMDEHEVVKVADFGVARVQTQSGVMTAETGTYRWMAPELLFTMVL, from the exons ATGGCTATCGACGAGGACGTGGAGAGCTGCGGCAGCCGAGCGGTGCTGTCGTCGCAGGCGCAGCCTCGCCACCACCGGCAGAAGCTGGAGGTCTACAACGAGGTGCTCCGACGAATTCAAGAGTCCAATTTTGAGGAGGCGAATCTTCCTGGATTTGATGATCAGCTATGGCTTCATTTCAATCGGTTGCCTGCTCG TTACGCGTTGGATGTGAATGTGGAGAGGGCAGAAGATGTTCTAGCACATAAGAGATTGCTGCAATTTGCAGAAGACCCTGCTAATCAACCTGCCTTTGAAGTTCGCTCTGTGCAG GTTCATCCTGTCTTCAATGGAAATTCTGTTGACTCGGTCCATTCAGATTCTTTGATGAAAGAAGATGCACAAAGTTCTTACAGTTACTCTAACGGACGAGG GATTCATGCACCTCCCACCTTTGGTTCATCTCCTACTCTTGACGCACTGGCACTTCAAGCCAATAGATACCATGTTGAAGATGGAGGTAGTGCTATGAGTGCAACACCAGTCTTTTCGGG GCCTATGCATGAGATCACGTTTTCAACAGTTGACAAGCCCAAACTTCTTAGTCAG TTAACTTCATTACTTGCTGAGATTGGACTGAATATTCAAGAAGCTCATGCTTTCTCCACTGTTGATGGATTTTCTCTTGATGTTTTCGTGGTTGATGGGTGGAAATACGAG GAAACCGAGGAGCTCAAAAGTGTTCTAGAAAaggaaatttcaaaatttaag GAGCAACCTTGGTCAAAACCACATCCAATCGCTGCTATTGGTGAGGACAATCAAACAAGGGATGAGTCCTTCCCCAGTTGCATAGAAATACCAACTGATGGAACAGATGTCTGGGAGATTGATGCAAGGCAGCTGAAATTTGAGAACAAAGTTGGATCTGGGTCATTCGGTGATCT GTACAGAGGCACTTATTGTACTCAGGAAGTTGCCATAAAAGTTCTCAAACCTGAGCGTGTCAATGCAGAGATGCTCAGGGATTTTTCACAGGAAGTTTATATATTGAG GAAGATTCGGCACAAGAATGTTGTGCAATTTATAGGAGCATGTACACGACCTCCAAACCTATGCATTGTGACAG AATTTATGTCCAAAGGAAGTGTATACGATTTTCTGCATAAGCACAAGGGTGTGTTTAAGCTTCCATCTCTACTCAAAGTAGCAATTGATGTCTCCAAGGGAATGAACTATTTGCACCAAAATAATATAATCCACAGGGATCTTAAGACTGCCAATCTTCTTATGGATGAACATGAA GTCGTTAAGGTTGCTGATTTTGGGGTTGCCAGAGTGCAGACTCAATCTGGAGTGATGACAGCTGAAACTGGTACATACCGCTGGATGGCTCCTGAG CTTCTTTTTACCATGGTCTTGTGA
- the LOC126583030 gene encoding ammonium transporter 2 member 3-like, translated as MNNTDGYPLLNGPVNLYPDQASPEWMNKGDNGWQLIATTMVGMQSVPGLVILYGSMVKKKWAVNSAFMALYAFAAVLVCWVMWAHNMSFGAKFCSILGKPGFALSQKFLLSDYDGRYIPTADYVYYQFVFAAITVILLGGSLLGRMNFYAWMLFVPMWLTLSYTVGAFTIWGGGFLEEHIIDYAGGFVIHLSSGVAGFTAAYWVGPRQAHDRQHFPPNNIIHMLGGAGFLWLGWTGFNGGSPFAANMIASLAILNTHICTATSLLVWVSLDMLGYRKSSVIGAVQGMITGLVCITPGAGIVEPWAAVIMGVMSGSIPWYTMMILHRRSAFFQSVDDTLGAFHTHAVAGLLGGLLSGFFARPNLLRMMYPYNTYGPGLMYCIHDGKTKVGLQQMGYQIVGALFIIVWNAVVTSLICILISRIVDLRMKEEDLDIGDDAAHGEEAYALWGDGEKMSTQIRWQNPRIPSICRRQERSLVLEM; from the exons aTGAACAACACCGACGGTTATCCGCTTCTTAACGGCCCAGTTAATCTCTATCCGGACCAAGCGTCGCCGGAATGGATGAACAAAGGAGACAATGGGTGGCAGCTAATAGCAACCACCATGGTAGGCATGCAAAGTGTGCCTGGCCTTGTGATACTCTACGGGAGCATGGTGAAGAAGAAATGGGCCGTGAACTCAGCGTTCATGGCCCTATACGCTTTTGCCGCGGTCCTAGTATGTTGGGTCATGTGGGCCCACAACATGTCATTCGGTGCAAAATTTTGCTCAATTTTGGGAAAACCCGGTTTTGCCCTGAGCCAAAAGTTTCTCTTGTCGGACTACGACGGGCGTTATATTCCGACGGCCGACTATGTGTACTACCAATTTGTTTTCGCCGCCATTACTGTGATTTTGCTCGGTGGTTCCCTCCTTGGGAGGATGAACTTCTATGCCTGGATGCTGTTTGTGCCAATGTGGCTCACCTTGTCTTACACCGTGGGTGCCTTTACCATTTGGGGGGGAGGGTTTCTTGAAGAGCACATCATCGATTACGCTGGTGGCTTTGTGATCCATCTTTcttctggtgtggctggtttcaCTGCTGCTTATTGG GTAGGACCAAGGCAAGCGCATGACAGGCAACATTTTCCACCAAACAACATAATTCACATGTTGGGAGGTGCAGGCTTTTTGTGGCTTGGATGGACAGGATTCAACGGAGGATCTCCATTTGCGGCAAACATGATTGCATCTTTGGCCATTTTGAACACTCATATCTGCACTGCCACCAGCCTTCTGGTGTGGGTTTCCCTTGACATGCTGGGCTACCGGAAAAGCTCTGTGATCGGTGCGGTCCAGGGGATGATCACCGGCCTCGTCTGCATCACCCCTGGTGCAG GGATTGTGGAGCCATGGGCAGCAGTAATAATGGGAGTAATGTCTGGCTCAATACCTTGGTACACCATGATGATATTGCACAGAAGGTCAGCCTTCTTCCAAAGCGTCGACGACACTTTGGGGGCCTTCCATACGCACGCAGTAGCCGGCCTCTTGGGGGGACTCCTCTCGGGCTTCTTTGCCCGACCCAACCTCCTCCGAATGATGTACCCGTACAATACATACGGTCCTGGTTTAATGTACTGCATCCATGATGGGAAAACAAAAGTTGGCCTCCAACAAATGGGGTACCAGATCGTTGGAGCACTTTTCATCATCGTATGGAACGCCGTTGTCACGAGCTTGATTTGTATTTTGATCAGCCGCATTGTTGATCTTCGAATGAAGGAAGAGGACCTCGACATTGGTGACGATGCTGCGCATGGGGAAGAAGCCTACGCTCTGTGGGGAGACGGGGAGAAGATGTCTACACAGATTCGATGGCAGAATCCTCGGATTCCTTCCATTTGCAGACGGCAGGAGCGAAGTCTTGTACTGGAAATGTAA
- the LOC126583041 gene encoding bifunctional nuclease 2-like encodes MLGARAQCHGPDRLAAIRPIPNTSSSSSSSSRHLVCTVRLGFIRSPKRCRSLKSLRITCCNSSSRSRSSNADDHHDFDYIQASLLLSETISHYRMQRRGFQEETKWQSSGKMRPFSVRASRQHHFFDTLGRNFVQRFQSPTIFLKISCDGDFLLPIVVGEFAIENLIDGQWGDENGDSPDQFHFMRNLVDKLGYQVNMVRITERVRNAYFARLYLSKPGENGFLSVEARPSDAINFAHRCKAPIYVNKQIVLTDAVRISYGMGGGRETKSCYDVSLDSAIEGPDSLIQELGLVKNINQAIKEERYKDAAIWRDELFKLRKSIQGP; translated from the exons ATGCTCGGAGCCAGAGCTCAATGCCACGGCCCGGATCGCTTAGCTGCCATCCGTCCGATTCCAaacacttcttcttcttcctcctcctcttcgcGCCACTTGGTCTGCACGGTTCGGTTAGGGTTTATCAGATCACCAAAACGGTGCCGTTCGCTCAAATCGCTCCGCATTACCTGCTGCAACTCTTCCTCTCGCTCCAGATCCAGCAATGCCGACGATCATCACGATTTCGACTACATCCAAGCTTCCCTCCTCCTCTCTg AAACTATATCTCACTACCGTATGCAAAGGCGAGGATTTCAAGAAGAGACGAAATGGCAGTCATCTGGTAAAATGCGTCCCTTTTCCGTCCGAGCCAGCCGACAACATCATTTTTTCGATACGTTAGGCCGAAACTTTGTCCAGCGTTTCCAAAGTCCGACGATTTTTCTGAAGATTTCTTGTGATGGAGACTTTTTGCTTCCAATTGTTGTAG GTGAATTCGCGATCGAAAATCTCATAGACGGCCAATGGGGAGATGAGAATGGG GACTCCCCGGATCAATTTCACTTTATGAGAAATCTCGTTGACAAACTCGGCTATCAA GTGAATATGGTGAGAATTACGGAAAGAGTGCGGAATGCTTACTTTGCCAGATTGTACTTAAGCAAG CCAGGGGAAAATGGCTTTCTTAGTGTTGAAGCACGCCCGTCAGATGCCATAAATTTCGCACATAGATGCAAG GCACCCATATATGTAAACAAACAGATTGTCTTAACAGATGCGGTGAGGATCAGTTATGGGATGGGCGGAGGGCGTGAGACAAAGTCTTGTTATGACGTATCTCTTGACAG TGCTATAGAGGGCCCAGATTCTTTAATTCAAGAACTTGGTTTGGTCAAGAATATCAATCAAGCTATCAAAGAGGAAAGATATAAAGATGCAG CCATATGGAGAGACGAACTATTCAAGCTTCGCAAGTCAATTCAAGGGCCATGA